One genomic region from SAR92 clade bacterium H455 encodes:
- a CDS encoding MFS transporter, translating to MTDRSLPEGAPAKSPESTATPVSNSYRRYVLVLLTLVYALNFIDRQILVILQESIKVDMDLSDSQLGLLTGFAFAIFYVSVGIPIARWADVGNRRNIVSMAVAVWSGMTALSGFTQNFWQLLLARIGVGVGEAGGSPPSHSMISDYYPVEKRGSALSFYSTGVYLGILFGFLIGGWINSEFGWRVAFFVVGVPGFLVALLVRLTIREPVRGGLEGRALEAPATFGETLRALKNFGSFKLFAIAAGLNAFSSYGIGNFTPSFLIRSHGFTSLEVGTSLALITGIGGALGTYMGGVLADRYGANDKRWYLWISGIPAACSVPLMLTAVFIGDPRLALAFLFFATMLGAFYLGPTIAISHTLVSPSMRAMASAILFFILNLIGLGLGPLVVGMISDMLAPAYGSESLRYALGIVSFVNLISAAFFFLAARKLLADLKA from the coding sequence ATGACCGACCGATCTTTGCCTGAAGGGGCTCCTGCAAAGTCGCCTGAATCAACAGCTACTCCTGTATCCAATAGTTATCGCCGTTATGTATTGGTTCTGTTAACGCTAGTCTACGCGCTTAATTTTATTGACCGCCAGATTCTGGTTATCCTGCAAGAGTCGATCAAAGTGGATATGGACCTTTCTGATTCTCAGCTCGGTCTGCTCACCGGTTTTGCCTTTGCCATCTTTTACGTCAGTGTGGGTATTCCGATTGCCCGCTGGGCAGATGTGGGCAACCGCCGCAACATTGTCTCTATGGCGGTAGCTGTGTGGAGTGGTATGACCGCACTTTCTGGTTTTACCCAGAATTTCTGGCAGCTGCTGTTAGCGCGAATCGGTGTAGGTGTCGGCGAAGCCGGCGGCAGTCCTCCGTCACATTCGATGATTTCTGATTACTATCCGGTTGAGAAACGAGGCAGTGCGCTGTCGTTTTACTCTACCGGTGTCTATCTGGGCATCCTGTTTGGCTTTCTCATCGGCGGCTGGATTAACAGTGAGTTTGGTTGGCGCGTGGCCTTTTTTGTGGTCGGTGTGCCGGGCTTTTTGGTGGCACTACTAGTTCGTCTAACGATTCGCGAGCCGGTCCGTGGTGGTCTTGAGGGCCGAGCCCTAGAAGCGCCAGCAACCTTTGGCGAAACTCTGCGCGCACTAAAAAACTTTGGTTCTTTCAAATTGTTTGCCATTGCCGCTGGTCTCAATGCCTTTAGCAGCTATGGTATTGGCAACTTTACCCCCTCGTTTTTAATTCGCTCCCACGGTTTCACCAGTTTAGAGGTGGGCACCAGCTTGGCACTGATCACCGGTATAGGCGGCGCGCTGGGAACTTATATGGGCGGTGTCTTGGCCGATCGCTATGGTGCTAACGACAAGCGCTGGTATCTGTGGATCTCGGGAATTCCCGCAGCCTGCAGTGTGCCGCTGATGCTTACCGCGGTATTTATTGGCGATCCGAGATTGGCATTGGCCTTCTTGTTTTTTGCCACCATGCTGGGTGCCTTTTATCTGGGGCCAACCATTGCTATTTCTCACACCCTAGTGAGCCCAAGTATGCGTGCCATGGCCTCGGCTATTCTGTTCTTTATTCTAAATCTTATCGGTTTGGGCTTAGGGCCGCTGGTTGTGGGTATGATCAGCGATATGCTGGCCCCCGCTTACGGCTCTGAGTCACTGCGTTATGCCTTGGGCATAGTCTCGTTTGTCAATTTGATCTCGGCGGCGTTCTTCTTTCTGGCAGCGCGTAAATTACTTGCGGATCTCAAGGCATGA
- a CDS encoding glucosaminidase domain-containing protein has product MMNFLRSKVLFAVLLVAVISLYSMGADRNPLPEFSGYSDVKQKKLAFFDYMMPLVSAGNQSIIEQRGDLLEMAADADQLSFFQQRKLLQLAEHYGVDTEAAESQQIIDQLLLRVAPLPPSLVLAQAAIESAWGTSRFARQGNNLFGQWCYQKGCGLVPLRRSAESKHEVAKFDSVAAAVEAYLHNLNTHRAYKDLRVLRAELSTAESGANGHQLAQALLYYSELRQVYVDEVQAVIRINKLHGYDELY; this is encoded by the coding sequence ATGATGAATTTTCTCCGCAGTAAGGTACTTTTTGCTGTCTTGTTAGTCGCCGTGATCAGCCTCTACAGTATGGGAGCGGATCGCAATCCGCTGCCAGAATTTAGTGGTTACAGCGATGTGAAGCAGAAAAAATTGGCCTTTTTTGACTATATGATGCCGCTGGTTTCTGCCGGTAATCAGTCGATTATCGAGCAGCGTGGCGATCTTTTGGAAATGGCCGCTGACGCTGATCAACTATCATTTTTTCAGCAGCGCAAGTTGCTGCAGTTGGCTGAACATTATGGCGTGGATACAGAGGCTGCAGAGAGCCAGCAAATCATCGATCAGCTATTACTCCGCGTTGCACCATTGCCGCCCTCATTGGTTCTCGCCCAGGCCGCCATAGAGTCGGCCTGGGGAACGTCGCGCTTTGCCCGTCAGGGAAACAATTTGTTCGGTCAGTGGTGTTATCAGAAAGGCTGTGGTCTGGTGCCTCTGCGCCGTTCGGCAGAGAGCAAGCATGAGGTGGCCAAGTTTGATTCCGTCGCCGCTGCAGTGGAAGCCTATCTCCACAATTTGAATACCCATCGCGCCTATAAAGACTTGCGCGTGCTTCGCGCTGAGTTGAGCACAGCTGAGAGCGGTGCTAATGGTCATCAGCTGGCACAGGCACTGCTCTATTACTCAGAGCTGCGTCAGGTCTATGTGGACGAGGTGCAGGCGGTAATTAGAATTAATAAATTGCATGGCTATGACGAGCTTTACTAA